Genomic segment of Fimbriimonadia bacterium:
CGCCCGAAGGCGTCGTGCAGATCGCGGTAGAGTGAGAACAGCTTCTTATACACAGCATGTGCGGCAGGATCGGGCATGAACGGCTGCGGGCGCAGCGCGGTCATCGCCTCCTGCGCCTCCGGCACGCTGCGATATGCGCCCCCGACCACCGCGGCAGCTACCGCCGAGCCCAGCGCGCAGGTCTGCGCGGAACGCGAGACGTGCATCGGTCGGTTGGTGATGTCGGCGTATATCTGCATCGCGAGGGGGTTCTTTTCGGCAATCCCTCCGCAGTTCGCCACGCGCTCCACCTTCACGCCATACTCCTCGAAGCGCTCCATGATCACCAGCGCGCCGAATGCCGTAGCCTCGATCAGTGTGCGATAGATCTCCTCGGGCCTGGTATGCAGAGTCTGCCCGACGAGGAGCCCGGTCAATCTTTGATCCACCAGCACCGTGCGGTTGCCGTTGTTCCAGTCGAGCGCCAGCAATCCGGACTCCCCCGGCCGAAGCCGTGCGGCCCCCGCGGTTAGCTCCTCGTGGGTGCCGCCTATGTGCGACACGAACCAATTGAAAATGTCGCCTACTGCCGATTGACCTGCCTCCATGCCGAAGTGACCGGGCAGAATGGACCCGTCCACGATGCCGCACAGCCCCGGGATGTCGGGCAGTGGTCGATCGTTGGGTGCGACCATCATGTCGCAGGTGGAAGTGCCGATGATCTTGACCAACGTTCCGGGTCGGATGCCCGTTCCCACTGCGCCGAGGTGTGCATCGAAGGCTCCCACTGCGACCGGAATGCCTGCGGGAATCCCGAAACGCCGCGCCCACACTTCCGCCAACACGCCGGCGGGCTGGTCCACCGTGTATGCCTTGTCGAAGAGCCGCCGACGCAGGTCGCCGAGTTTCGGGTGCAGCGTGCTCAGGAAATC
This window contains:
- a CDS encoding ribulokinase, with protein sequence MDTRSFALGLDFGTNTVRALIVRVSDGAEVGTHVAAYPHGVEGIILDERDPDLARQHPDDYLTGMDEAVRGAIRDAAANEPGFDPTQILAIGVDTTGSTPLPLDAEGTPLAFHERFRDNPNAMAWLWKDHTSTAEAAEITAKAAELRPHYLLKCGGTYSSEWFWSKILHCLRVAPEVFDAAHIWIECADFVPAVLTGTCRPGAYRPSVCAAGHKAMYNDGWGGLPDADFLSTLHPKLGDLRRRLFDKAYTVDQPAGVLAEVWARRFGIPAGIPVAVGAFDAHLGAVGTGIRPGTLVKIIGTSTCDMMVAPNDRPLPDIPGLCGIVDGSILPGHFGMEAGQSAVGDIFNWFVSHIGGTHEELTAGAARLRPGESGLLALDWNNGNRTVLVDQRLTGLLVGQTLHTRPEEIYRTLIEATAFGALVIMERFEEYGVKVERVANCGGIAEKNPLAMQIYADITNRPMHVSRSAQTCALGSAVAAAVVGGAYRSVPEAQEAMTALRPQPFMPDPAAHAVYKKLFSLYRDLHDAFGRKEWTGSLFHVMKRLIEIRDEVRGTA